DNA from Mesotoga infera:
TTTTCAGAGTAAGGCTTCCGCTTACTATCCCAATCATCATGGCCGGTGTTAGAAATGCGGCGGTAATGGGTGTAAGTGTCGCTACAATAGCCTATCTAATAGGTGCGAGAGGTCTCGGATACTTCATCTTCTCTGGACTCGGAAGATCGAATTTCAATATGGTTCTTCTTGGAGCGATTATTGTCTCAGCCTTGGGAATAGGGATGAACTACGGTTTGCTTGCTCTGGAAGAGGCCATTACTCCTAAAGGTCTGAAAATTGAACGGGATAAGTGAGGAGGAGATTGATGTCGATAGAATTCAAGAACGTAGTAAAAGAATATGAAGTCGGGTTTAGAGCAGTGGACAATCTGAACATTTCATTTGAAGATAAGAAACTTACAATACTTATCGGTCCTTCCGGTTGCGGAAAGACGACTAGTCTCAAGATGATCAACAGGTTAATTGAGAAGACAAGTGGGGAAATCATTGTCGACGGAACATCTCTTGACGAAATTGATCCCATCAAATTGAGGAGAAGCATTGGCTATGTGATTCAGGAGATTGGACTCTTTCCTCACATGACCGTTTTCGATAATATAGCAGTTGCCCCCAGACTTATGAAGTGGGATGAGTCAAGAATCAAGAAGCACGTTCTTGACTTGCTGGATCTAGTTAACCTCGAACCTTCCGATTATTCTCAGAAATATCCAGCCCAGCTTTCGGGCGGTCAACGCCAGAGAGTTGGAGTTGCGAGAGGGTTAGCTTCTGACCCGAAGATCGTCCTTATGGACGAACCTTTTGGGGCAATTGACCCAATAAACCGAGAAAAACTCCAGGATGGGTTTCTAGAAATTCAGTCGAAGATCGAGAAGACGATTATCTTTGTTACTCACGATATTCGAGAAGCGATTAAGTTGGGTGACAAGATAGCTATTCTAGATAATGGAAAACTGGTTCAGTACGCCGACACTATGACGGTAGTTCAGGAACCGGCTAACGAGTTTGTTGAAGATCTTCTTGGTGCGGACAGAGCGTTGAAGGGTCTTGAACTTGTGCGAGTAAGGGAGACTTACGTTCCCGGTGGAAAGTGGATAGAAGATGAAGGCGATTGCGATGTGAAAAGAGCGAAGGATTTCCTAAACAGTGAGGGAAGGAAATTTGCCTACGT
Protein-coding regions in this window:
- a CDS encoding ABC transporter permease, encoding TPAVIALVIYSFLPVIRNTVVAVNSVDPRMIEAAKGMGMTNCQILFRVRLPLTIPIIMAGVRNAAVMGVSVATIAYLIGARGLGYFIFSGLGRSNFNMVLLGAIIVSALGIGMNYGLLALEEAITPKGLKIERDK
- a CDS encoding ATP-binding cassette domain-containing protein, coding for MSIEFKNVVKEYEVGFRAVDNLNISFEDKKLTILIGPSGCGKTTSLKMINRLIEKTSGEIIVDGTSLDEIDPIKLRRSIGYVIQEIGLFPHMTVFDNIAVAPRLMKWDESRIKKHVLDLLDLVNLEPSDYSQKYPAQLSGGQRQRVGVARGLASDPKIVLMDEPFGAIDPINREKLQDGFLEIQSKIEKTIIFVTHDIREAIKLGDKIAILDNGKLVQYADTMTVVQEPANEFVEDLLGADRALKGLELVRVRETYVPGGKWIEDEGDCDVKRAKDFLNSEGRKFAYVVDGKKRLKGYVMLKQLDKASDGEPLKKYLRSIETIQPLSNLMEAMSLIMNTGLSSLPVVDDKERLLGILRFKDLVNLVGSYESSDEE